AAAAATTACAACAAATTTCGGTTCCTTTGATTTCTGTTATTTTAGGAATTCTACTCGGAGCCATCGTCATGTGGATTTTTGGTTACGATGCTATCTGGGGATATGAAGAACTATTCTACACAGCTTTTGGTAGTGTTCGTGGAATCGGTGAAATCTTCCGTGCCATGGGACCTTTGGTCTTGATTGCTCTAGGATTTGCAGTAGCAAGCCGTGCTGGTTTCTTTAACGTTGGTCTTCCAGGACAAGCCCTCGCAGGTTGGGTTATGAGTGGTTGGTTCGCTCTTTCTTTCCCAGATTTGCCACGTCCTTTGATGATTCTTGCGACAATTGTTATTGCCTTAGTTGCGGGAGGAATCGTTGGAGCAATTCCTGGTATCTTAAGAGCCTACCTTGGGACATCTGAGGTTATCGTAACCATTATGATGAACTACATTGTTCTTTATGTGGGAAATGCCTTTATCCACAGCTTCCCTAAAGAAATTATGCAAAGTACGGATTCGTCTATTCGTGTTAGTGCAAATGCAACTTATCAAACACCTTGGCTTGCTGAGCTAACAGGAAATTCTCGTATGAACATTGGGATTTTCTTTGCTATCATAGCCGTTGCGGTTATCTGGTTCATGCTTAAAAAGACAACTCTCGGTTTTGAGATCCGTGCAGTTGGTCTAAATCCAAATGCTTCTGAATATGCAGGTATTTCAGCTAAACGTACCATTATTCTATCAATGATTATTTCGGGTGCCCTCGCAGGACTTGGTGGAGCAGTAGAAGGACTTGGTACCTTCCAAAACGTCTACGTTCAAGGTTCATCATTGGCGGTCGGATTTAACGGTATGGCAGTAAGTCTACTTGCGTCAAACTCCCCAGTTGGAATTCTATTTGCGGCCTTCTTATTCAGTGTCCTACAAGTTGGAGCACCGGGTATGAATGCTGCACAAGTACCATCTGAGCTTGTAAGTATCGTTACAGCCTCAATTATCTTCTTTGTCAGCGTTCACTACATCATCGAACGCTTTGTCAAACCAAGAAAACAACTTAAAGGAG
The window above is part of the Streptococcus sp. Marseille-Q6470 genome. Proteins encoded here:
- a CDS encoding ABC transporter permease, giving the protein MSKKLQQISVPLISVILGILLGAIVMWIFGYDAIWGYEELFYTAFGSVRGIGEIFRAMGPLVLIALGFAVASRAGFFNVGLPGQALAGWVMSGWFALSFPDLPRPLMILATIVIALVAGGIVGAIPGILRAYLGTSEVIVTIMMNYIVLYVGNAFIHSFPKEIMQSTDSSIRVSANATYQTPWLAELTGNSRMNIGIFFAIIAVAVIWFMLKKTTLGFEIRAVGLNPNASEYAGISAKRTIILSMIISGALAGLGGAVEGLGTFQNVYVQGSSLAVGFNGMAVSLLASNSPVGILFAAFLFSVLQVGAPGMNAAQVPSELVSIVTASIIFFVSVHYIIERFVKPRKQLKGGK